In Myxococcales bacterium, the DNA window CTCCTCCGCGGAGCAACCGGCCGCCGTGCAAACCAGGGCAAGCACGCGAAGTACCGGCGAACCCCAGCGGCTCACGCTCCGGCACCAAGCAAGGCCAGGGCTTCGAGCTCGAGTTCGAGAGCCTCTCGCAACGCCTCGAGTGACTCTGCGACCTTGCTCACAGAGCCCCTCGTTCCGTTCGCAACGGAACCCAAAGATCGCATAAGCGACGTTCCGTTAACTTCCGCGAGGCCATCCGCTCCGCTAGTTTCGCACGTTGCCTTTGGTTGGGCTAGACGCCTGAGTGCTACGCTTCCGGCATGGTCCAGCGCATCCGAGCAGGGCTCGTTGCCGTTTGCGCCGCGGTCTCCGGAAGCTGCGGCGGGTCGGACGAGCCCGCCGCCGAGCCCAGCGTCGAAGCGCTCATCACGCTGCTCTGCGAGAAGCAGGCCGCCGTGGACTGCGCAAAGCCGGACACCGAGCAACGCTGTCTGGACGACCTGCATGAGCGCGTCGGCTTCGCCGAGCAGGAGGGCTGCCAGCCAGAGCTCCACGCTTACCTGAAGTGCGCGAGTCCCGCTGCGGTCGGCTGTGGCACTCTGACCAATGGTAGCGAGCCATCCCCCTACATCGACGCGGACTGCACCGACCTGAACGACGCGTTCTTCTCCTGCTACACGAAGCTATCGCCCTTGTGTGCGGTGGGCCTCGGCGTGCCGGGCTACACAGACATCGCTTGTACGATCAAGTGCGCGGAGCTGAGCTCGCTCTGCCACGGTCCCGAGGGTGGCCCGTACACCTGTACTTGCGACAGCGGGCCGCGCGCGGGGACGCCCTTCCAGTCTACCGACTGTGGTGGCATGGGCCTCATCTGGGGGACCGGGCACCACTGCACCCAGTGAGCAAGGCATCAGTCCGCCCGGTGGTGCTAAGCTGGCTGCGTGTCGAGCGCAGCTCCACGGCTTTTGACCTTCGTCGATCTCGAGGCGCTGGGCGACGTCTCCGCCGAGATCGTGGGCGGCACGCTGGTCTACAAGGCGGACCCGAGTGGGGAGCACGCGGACGCGCAGGCCGCGCTCGCCGCGTTCCTGCGCCCCGAGTTCCATCGCAAGAGCGGCCAAGGCGGACCGGGGGGTTGGTGGATCCTCACCGAGGTGGACATCGAGCTCGCCGCGCATGACGTGTATCGCCCGGACGTGTGTGGCTGGAGGCGCGAGCGGCTGCCGGAGCGCCCTAGCGGACGCCCGGTGCGCGTGCGCCCCGACTGGGTGTGCGAGATTTTGTCGAGCAGCAACGCGGCCACCGATCAGGTGGACAAGTTCCGCGTCTACGCGACCAGCGGAGTGCCGTTCTACTGGATCGGCGATCCGGAACGGAAGATCCTGACCGTGTACCGACTCGAAGGTGCACAATACGCGGTGGCGCTCCAGGCCAAGCAGGGCGAGGTCGTGAGCGCGCCGCCATTCGATGCGGTGGCGCTCAGGGTGGGGCTGCTGTTCGGCGAAGATCCCGACTGACTCAGGGCGCGCGTATGATTTGCCCGACCCGATGCCCGAGCGCTACCAACGCCCCCAGCCCTACGAGGAGCTCGATCACACCGCCGACGCCGGCGTGGTCGTGACCGGCCGCTCCAAGGAAGAAACGCTGGCGAGGTTGATCCTGGCGTTCACCGATCTGGTCACCGGCGGCGGCCCGGTCGAAGCCACGAGCTCGCGCACCGTTCGGGTGCAGGCCGACAGCCTCGTCGACAGCGCCATCGACGTACTCCGAATGGTGCTCTTCGTGTTCGACACCGAGGGCAGCCCGGCGGGAAGCGGCGGGTCGCCGCCCGGGGCCGGGCGCGGCCCCGAGGGCGGGTGGTCCGGGGGGCGGCCACCGAGTTGCGCGGCGGGGCTGTGCTGAGGCGGTGACGCTCACGCCGCCCGCTTCCGAGCCTCACGCCGACGGCTACGTGGCGTCGGTGGTGCTTCGACGTGTGATGGAGAGGCATGAGCATCGACCTCCGCCAGCTGGAGTCCGTTCCTGTAGGAGATCCCAAAGCGCGGTGGCGCCATGAAGGTGTCGGGCCGCGTCTACCTGGCAGGGACCCAGCTCGAGCGCGTGCGAGCCGACCAGGCTCTCGAGCAGGTGGCCAACGTCGCCTACCTGCCCGGCATCGTCGGCCACAGCCTCACGATGCCCGACATCCACTGGGGTTACGGTTTCCCGATCGGCGGTGTCGCGGCGGTCGACGCCGAGAGTGGCGCCGTCAGCCCCGGCGGCGTCGGCTACGACATCAACTGCGGCTGCCGAGTCATCACGACCAGGCTGCACGTCGCTGACGTGCGACCGCGCATGGGAGAGATCGTGAAGCAGCTGATCGCGGCCATCCCCACCGGCGTCGGCGCCAACCACGCCATCGAAGCTGCCGAAGCAGGAGCTGGAGAAGGTGATGACCAGAAAGGGCGGTCGGGCCATTGCGCGGGGATATCGCGCTGGGGCGGACGACGCCGAGCAGTGTGAGGAAGGCGGCCGTCTCGCCGGCGCAGACCCCGACGCCGTGAGCGAGCGCGCCCGCGAGCGGGGCGCGGACCAAGTCGGGACGCTGGGCAGCGGGAATCACTTCCTCCGAAGTGCGGCGGGTCGCCGAGATCTCTACGACGCGGAGGCGGCCGCGGCGTTCGGTTTGCGGGTCGGCGAGCTGGCTTTGATGGTGCACTCCGGCTCCCGCGGACTCGGACACCAGGTTTGCGACGGGCGCTGCACGACCTGTCGCGTTCCAACACGCAGTACGGTCCCGACTACCGCGGCGCTGCCCGATCGGCAGCTGGCCGGCGCCGATCTCGTCCGACGTCCGGACGAAAATGT includes these proteins:
- a CDS encoding Uma2 family endonuclease, whose product is MSSAAPRLLTFVDLEALGDVSAEIVGGTLVYKADPSGEHADAQAALAAFLRPEFHRKSGQGGPGGWWILTEVDIELAAHDVYRPDVCGWRRERLPERPSGRPVRVRPDWVCEILSSSNAATDQVDKFRVYATSGVPFYWIGDPERKILTVYRLEGAQYAVALQAKQGEVVSAPPFDAVALRVGLLFGEDPD
- a CDS encoding archease; the protein is MPERYQRPQPYEELDHTADAGVVVTGRSKEETLARLILAFTDLVTGGGPVEATSSRTVRVQADSLVDSAIDVLRMVLFVFDTEGSPAGSGGSPPGAGRGPEGGWSGGRPPSCAAGLC